In Nymphaea colorata isolate Beijing-Zhang1983 chromosome 3, ASM883128v2, whole genome shotgun sequence, a genomic segment contains:
- the LOC116249858 gene encoding cytochrome P450 CYP82D47-like, which produces MDSMKVVGSLAALLALVFVYHIWQKRRGETERRPTEPGSAWPVVGHLPLLSGTTPLHRTLAALSEKHGPLFTLRLGQMRALVVSSMDLAKECFTTNDQAFASRPPLESSKCLGYGCAMFGLAPYGSYWREVRKMTTIELLSNRRLELLKHIRVEEVGSLVEALYRSCGSDYPVDMNRRFNNLSMNIILRMVAGKRYFNLDGEENDGEAEEFRKVISEFFHLLGVLTVSDTIPCLEWLDVGGHLKAMKRVKKKMDGFASAWLAEHRRERKSGTRDTERDFMDVLIKEVEDGHLSEKHQTDTIIESTAMGLIAAGTDTTSVTLEWALSSLLNNRQVLEKAKEELDCKVGRERRVEESDIKNLAYLQAIVKETMRLYPAGPLLVPHQSIEPIQLGGYHIQAGTTLFVNTWKIQRDPMLWTDPEEFRPERFLTSHKGIAFGGQNFAFMPFGMGRRMCPGWTMALQVLYLTLARLLQSFEWSTLTDEPVDMTEGFGLTMPKSSPLKVRLTPRLPPHLY; this is translated from the exons ATGGATTCCATGAAGGTGGTAGGGAGTTTGGCAGCCCTCCTTGCCCTTGTCTTCGTCTACCATATTTGGCAAAAGAGGAGGGGAGAAACAGAACGCCGACCGACCGAGCCCGGTAGTGCTTGGCCTGTAGTTGGCCACCTTCCCCTGCTGAGTGGAACCACACCTCTCCATAGAACCTTGGCTGCTCTCTCAGAGAAGCACGGGCCTTTGTTCACCCTTCGACTCGGTCAAATGCGTGCTTTGGTAGTGAGCAGCATGGATCTAGCCAAGGAGTGCTTCACTACAAACGACCAAGCCTTTGCCAGTCGTCCCCCATTGGAGAGCTCCAAATGCCTCGGCTATGGCTGCGCCATGTTTGGGCTCGCTCCGTACGGATCTTACTGGCGCGAAGTCCGCAAGATGACCACCATCGAGCTTCTATCAAACAGGCGACTCGAGCTGCTCAAGCACATCCGAGTCGAGGAGGTGGGCTCCTTGGTGGAGGCCTTATACCGCAGCTGTGGTAGCGATTACCCGGTGGACATGAATCGGCGTTTCAACAACTTGAGCATGAACATCATACTTAGGATGGTCGCCGGAAAACGGTACTTTAATTTAGACGGTGAAGAAAACGATGGTGAGGCAGAAGAGTTTAGAAAAGTGATAAGTGAGTTTTTCCATCTGTTGGGAGTGTTGACGGTCAGTGACACGATACCATGTCTAGAGTGGCTAGATGTTGGTGGCCACCTCAAAGCCATGAAGAGGGTTAAAAAGAAGATGGACGGATTTGCGTCGGCTTGGCTTGCAGAGCACCGGCGAGAGAGAAAGTCCGGTACAAGGGACACCGAGAGAGATTTCATGGACGTGCTCATTAAAGAGGTAGAAGACGGCCACTTGTCAGAAAAGCATCAAACTGACACCATAATCGAATCCACCGCCATG GGTCTGATAGCAGCAGGCACGGATACGACGTCTGTCACCTTAGAGTGGGCTCTCTCGTCTCTGCTCAACAATCGTCAGGTGctggaaaaagcaaaagaagagttGGACTGCAAGGTAGGGAGGGAGAGACGAGTGGAGGAATCAGACATAAAAAACTTGGCATACTTGCAAGCCATCGTAAAAGAGACAATGCGCCTGTACCCAGCAGGGCCGCTCTTGGTCCCGCATCAGTCCATCGAGCCCATCCAGCTTGGTGGGTACCACATACAGGCCGGCACCACCCTGTTTGTTAACACCTGGAAGATACAACGAGATCCGATGTTGTGGACGGACCCAGAAGAGTTCAGGCCGGAGAGGTTCTTGACCAGCCACAAAGGGATTGCCTTCGGTGGTCAGAACTTCGCCTTCATGCCGTTCGGAATGGGGCGGAGGATGTGCCCCGGCTGGACGATGGCTTTGCAAGTTCTTTACTTAACTTTGGCACGCTTGCTGCAAAGCTTTGAGTGGTCGACGCTCACGGACGAGCCAGTTGATATGACCGAAGGGTTTGGGCTGACCATGCCCAAATCTTCTCCCCTCAAAGTTCGTCTGACTCCTCGCCTCCCACCTCACCTCTATTAG